One window from the genome of Salvia miltiorrhiza cultivar Shanhuang (shh) chromosome 7, IMPLAD_Smil_shh, whole genome shotgun sequence encodes:
- the LOC130992347 gene encoding uncharacterized protein LOC130992347 isoform X2, protein MAMKGGWWLEKLRRGVRTAYFVVVMVASLLAVSLPLVVSVCDAVLPCLLIPSFTCVGCVSIKEHLQRYAFRSSLVDIPVVSIVRSLIILCAYSICDLQALSHGSYLGTVTFCSFISILLLSFKACVFTINSQFEQESSLSRKRLHLKKSWGMPVLFLSSVVFALGHIVVAYHTSCKARRKLMFHRGDLEAVLSCKMIFSTYQKVPRSPTPSAGKSFRSDVETRRKAPGSVRDKGQLPVSLLADVDSLFISCQGLIVHYKLSMPGSPSRSLSLETSFHHPSLSTPLKNHLNIQRSVSNTFHSSTLALYTPLLASSPTSPTSEDVPILCLNENSEGLSILGSPQMEQDMVTSEQFGIVLVHGFGGGVFSWRKVMGPLARQIGCTVAAFDRPGWGLTSRPCQKDWEENPLTNPFKIDNQADLLISFCLEMGFSSVVIVGHDDGGLLALKVAQKVQLSEISMKLEIKGVILLNVSLSRELVPAFARILLRTSLGKKQLVRPLLRTEITQVVNRRAWYDETKLTTEVLSLYKLHVEGWDEALHEIGKLSNETVLSPQDMALMLKSVEILPVLVIAGAEDALVPLKSAQTMASKLVNSRLVAISGCGHLPHEECPKALLAAISPFISRLLVRVESHSS, encoded by the exons ATGGCGATGAAGGGCGGTTGGTGGCTGGAGAAATTGAGGAGGGGCGTGCGGACGGCGTATTTCGTGGTGGTGATGGTGGCGTCTCTGCTGGCGGTGTCGCTGCCGCTGGTGGTGTCCGTTTGCGACGCCGTTCTGCCTTGTTTGCTGATTCCGAGCTTCACGTGCGTCGGATGTGTTAGTATTAAGGAGCATTTGCAGAGATATGCGTTCAGGAGCTCGCTTGTGGATATTCCTGTTGTTTCCATTGTCAGATCTCTCATCATCCTGT GTGCATATTCCATTTGCGATTTACAGGCATTGTCGCACGGGTCCTATCTAGGCACTGTAACATTCTGCTCGTTCATTTCGATACTGCTTCTTTCCTTCAAGGCTTGTGTTTTCACTATCAATTCTCAATTTGAGCAAGAATCTTCTCTTTCAAGAAAGAGGCTCCATCTGAAGAAGTCCTGGGGAATGCCCGTCTTGTTTCTCTCTTCTGTAGTATTTGCTCTGGGACACATTGTTGTTGCCTATCATACAAGCTGCAAAGCTAGGAGGAAACTTATGTTCCACCGTGGTGATCTAGAAGCA GTCCTTTCTTGCAAAATGATTTTCTCCACATATCAGAAAGTTCCACGCTCTCCCACACCATCGGCTGGGAAATCTTTCAGAAGTGATGTTGAAACGAGGAGAAAAGCACCAGGCTCTGTTCGTGATAAAGGGCAACTTCCAGTTAGTTTACTTGCTGATGTAGACAGCTTATTCATTTCTTGTCAAGGGTTGATTGTTCATTACAAGCTAAGCATGCCAGGATCACCTTCCCGTTCCTTGTCCTTGGAAACCTCTTTTCATCATCCATCGCTTAGTACACCACTAAAAAACCATCTTAATATTCAAAGAAGCGTCAGTAATACATTTCATAGCAGCACCTTGGCTCTCTATACACCACTCCTTGCCAGCTCTCCAACTTCCCCAACGTCTGAAGATGTGCCTATTCTGTGCTTAAATGAAAATTCCGAGGGCCTGAGCATACTGGGTTCTCCACAAATGGAACAAGACATGGTGACAAGTGAACAATTTGGGATTGTTTTGGTGCATGGCTTTGGAGGAGGAGTTTTCTCATGGAGAAAGGTAATGGGCCCTCTTGCCAGGCAAATTGGTTGTACAGTAGCTGCTTTTGATAGACCTGGATGGGGCTTGACATCAAGGCCATGTCAAAAGGACTGGGAGGAAAATCCATTAACTAATCCTTTCAAGATTGACAATCAG GCGGACCTGCTTATTTCCTTTTGCTTGGAAATGGGATTCTCCTCAGTCGTGATTGTTGGACACGATGATGGAGGACTTCTTGCACTGAAGGTTGCACAAAAAGTTCAGTTATCAGAAATTTCCATGAAG CTTGAAATAAAGGGGGTCATACTACTAAATGTAAGCCTGTCGAGAGAATTGGTTCCAGCCTTTGCCAGAATACTTCTACGCACTTCGCTTGGAAAAAAGCAGTTGGTGCGGCCTCTTCTCCGGACAGAAATTACCCAAGTGGTGAATCGACGTGCTTGGTATGACGAAACCAAGTTAACAACTGAAGTTCTAAGCCTTTACAAG TTGCACGTAGAAGGTTGGGACGAGGCACTTCATGAAATCGGAAAACTATCAAACGAGACAGTCTTATCCCCGCAAGACATGGCATTGATGCTGAAATCTGTTGAAATTTTGCCGGTTCTAGTTATAGCTGGTGCTGAAGACGCACTTGTCCCACTAAAATCTGCTCAAACTATGGCTTCCAAACTTGTAAATTCT AGACTGGTTGCAATATCTGGTTGTGGCCACCTTCCGCACGAGGAATGCCCCAAGGCGCTGCTTGCGGCAATCTCACCCTTCATTTCTAGGCTTTTAGTCAGAGTAGAGTCGCATAGCAGCTAG
- the LOC130992347 gene encoding uncharacterized protein LOC130992347 isoform X1, with translation MAMKGGWWLEKLRRGVRTAYFVVVMVASLLAVSLPLVVSVCDAVLPCLLIPSFTCVGCVSIKEHLQRYAFRSSLVDIPVVSIVRSLIILCAYSICDLQALSHGSYLGTVTFCSFISILLLSFKACVFTINSQFEQESSLSRKRLHLKKSWGMPVLFLSSVVFALGHIVVAYHTSCKARRKLMFHRGDLEAVLSCKMIFSTYQKVPRSPTPSAGKSFRSDVETRRKAPGSVRDKGQLPVSLLADVDSLFISCQGLIVHYKLSMPGSPSRSLSLETSFHHPSLSTPLKNHLNIQRSVSNTFHSSTLALYTPLLASSPTSPTSEDVPILCLNENSEGLSILGSPQMEQDMVTSEQFGIVLVHGFGGGVFSWRKVMGPLARQIGCTVAAFDRPGWGLTSRPCQKDWEENPLTNPFKIDNQADLLISFCLEMGFSSVVIVGHDDGGLLALKVAQKVQLSEISMKLEIKGVILLNVSLSRELVPAFARILLRTSLGKKQLVRPLLRTEITQVVNRRAWYDETKLTTEVLSLYKAPVARRRLGRGTS, from the exons ATGGCGATGAAGGGCGGTTGGTGGCTGGAGAAATTGAGGAGGGGCGTGCGGACGGCGTATTTCGTGGTGGTGATGGTGGCGTCTCTGCTGGCGGTGTCGCTGCCGCTGGTGGTGTCCGTTTGCGACGCCGTTCTGCCTTGTTTGCTGATTCCGAGCTTCACGTGCGTCGGATGTGTTAGTATTAAGGAGCATTTGCAGAGATATGCGTTCAGGAGCTCGCTTGTGGATATTCCTGTTGTTTCCATTGTCAGATCTCTCATCATCCTGT GTGCATATTCCATTTGCGATTTACAGGCATTGTCGCACGGGTCCTATCTAGGCACTGTAACATTCTGCTCGTTCATTTCGATACTGCTTCTTTCCTTCAAGGCTTGTGTTTTCACTATCAATTCTCAATTTGAGCAAGAATCTTCTCTTTCAAGAAAGAGGCTCCATCTGAAGAAGTCCTGGGGAATGCCCGTCTTGTTTCTCTCTTCTGTAGTATTTGCTCTGGGACACATTGTTGTTGCCTATCATACAAGCTGCAAAGCTAGGAGGAAACTTATGTTCCACCGTGGTGATCTAGAAGCA GTCCTTTCTTGCAAAATGATTTTCTCCACATATCAGAAAGTTCCACGCTCTCCCACACCATCGGCTGGGAAATCTTTCAGAAGTGATGTTGAAACGAGGAGAAAAGCACCAGGCTCTGTTCGTGATAAAGGGCAACTTCCAGTTAGTTTACTTGCTGATGTAGACAGCTTATTCATTTCTTGTCAAGGGTTGATTGTTCATTACAAGCTAAGCATGCCAGGATCACCTTCCCGTTCCTTGTCCTTGGAAACCTCTTTTCATCATCCATCGCTTAGTACACCACTAAAAAACCATCTTAATATTCAAAGAAGCGTCAGTAATACATTTCATAGCAGCACCTTGGCTCTCTATACACCACTCCTTGCCAGCTCTCCAACTTCCCCAACGTCTGAAGATGTGCCTATTCTGTGCTTAAATGAAAATTCCGAGGGCCTGAGCATACTGGGTTCTCCACAAATGGAACAAGACATGGTGACAAGTGAACAATTTGGGATTGTTTTGGTGCATGGCTTTGGAGGAGGAGTTTTCTCATGGAGAAAGGTAATGGGCCCTCTTGCCAGGCAAATTGGTTGTACAGTAGCTGCTTTTGATAGACCTGGATGGGGCTTGACATCAAGGCCATGTCAAAAGGACTGGGAGGAAAATCCATTAACTAATCCTTTCAAGATTGACAATCAG GCGGACCTGCTTATTTCCTTTTGCTTGGAAATGGGATTCTCCTCAGTCGTGATTGTTGGACACGATGATGGAGGACTTCTTGCACTGAAGGTTGCACAAAAAGTTCAGTTATCAGAAATTTCCATGAAG CTTGAAATAAAGGGGGTCATACTACTAAATGTAAGCCTGTCGAGAGAATTGGTTCCAGCCTTTGCCAGAATACTTCTACGCACTTCGCTTGGAAAAAAGCAGTTGGTGCGGCCTCTTCTCCGGACAGAAATTACCCAAGTGGTGAATCGACGTGCTTGGTATGACGAAACCAAGTTAACAACTGAAGTTCTAAGCCTTTACAAG GCCCCAGTTGCACGTAGAAGGTTGGGACGAGGCACTTCATGA